The following are encoded in a window of Brettanomyces bruxellensis chromosome 9, complete sequence genomic DNA:
- a CDS encoding uncharacterized protein (BUSCO:EOG09260KUC): protein MSSLQTCTAVRTISIGSFGKFAGRAIKLPAYIGGGIAAVGSYVIYKLEEAHEYASTKLEKFKSFGQNIRNMIETAFEDSNGNDNNDENNDNNKHSTSSGGPAAGGGVGMVALNTSTSSENDDGVTSDEDDNDLNEQDQRLDDAMVNLTKQMIEIRSLLMSVDGSNMLTLPSIVVVGSQSSGKSSVLESIVGQEFLPKGSNMVTRRPIELTLVNDQSQAAEVAEFPALKMYNLTDFQQVEKILRDLNLAVPDDEAVSNDPIQLTIKSPNVPDLSLVDLPGYIQIEAADQPTSLKEKIREVCDRYLAEPNIILAISAADVDLANSSALRAAKKADPKGERTIGVITKLDLISPEEGKGLLTNRRYPLRMGYVGVITKAPNAGSIFRRATGVQAYVAQQKFERSFFKDNSGVFADTSIGTHILKKRLMRVLETSMARALKPMHDKVANELEETSYQFKVEFNDRDLTSEKYMAQTIDNLKLAIKEFSERFGRPELKSLLRSELDQKVLDLLAQRYWNKSPISKKQGVNDKAQSMHVKLSEPAIEELSDASSDDSYWRRKLELSTASLTKSGVGRMSTTLVSDALLTEINVMLDNSEIRTHPGIKEAIRDAAVAVLSKKFNSTSDQVENCIKPYKYEIDVEPREWSISRNHSLGLIREEFKQCKKRFHDIKKTVGGNKLKQIMTYLENEKNDVGRALSEENIGFSPGLLLRGKEALFLRDRASLLSMRMKFLRGSSCKYKNSKYKCPEAFMDVVADKLTQTAVLFLNVELLSDFYYSFPRELEDKLSSSLTKDQVDAYAKEDPKIKRHIELQERKQLLELALNRIEDVMALRKQIS from the coding sequence ATGTCATCCCTTCAAACTTGTACAGCAGTAAGGACAATATCCATTGGTAGTTTTGGCAAATTTGCTGGTAGGGCGATAAAGCTTCCTGCCTATATTGGAGGTGGTATTGCCGCCGTTGGATCATATGTTATCTATAAATTGGAGGAAGCCCATGAATACGCATCtacaaaattggaaaaattcAAGTCCTTTGGCCAAAATATAAGGAATATGATAGAAACTGCGTTTGAGGATTCAAATGGTAATGACAATAACGATgagaataatgataataataagcATAGCACCTCATCCGGTGGGCCTGCCGCTGGTGGAGGTGTGGGAATGGTTGCACTAAATACTTCCACATCCTCtgagaatgatgatggtgtTACCtctgatgaagatgataatgatttaAATGAGCAAGATCAGCGATTAGATGATGCCATGGTAAATCTTACTAAACAAATGATAGAAATAAGAAGCCTTTTAATGAGTGTTGATGGGTCAAATATGCTAACGTTGCCATCGATTGTTGTGGTTGGATCTCAGAGCTCTGGAAAATCATCTGTTCTTGAGTCTATTGTCGGCCAGGAATTCCTTCCAAAAGGCTCAAACATGGTTACAAGGCGCCCAATCGAACTCACTCTTGTAAATGATCAGTCACAAGCAGCTGAAGTTGCTGAGTTTCCTGCTCTAAAGATGTATAACCTGACTGATTTCCAGCAAGTGGAAAAGATCTTGCGGGATTTGAATCTGGCCGTTCCGGATGATGAGGCTGTATCCAACGATCCAATTCAGTTGACGATAAAGTCTCCAAATGTTCCTGATCTTTCATTAGTTGATCTTCCGGGATATATACAGATAGAAGCTGCAGATCAGCCCACAAGCTTAAAGGAAAAGATTCGTGAAGTTTGTGATAGGTACCTTGCAGAGCCCAATATTATATTGGCTATAAGCGCCGCAGATGTTGATCTAGCGAATTCTTCTGCATTGCGGGCGGCTAAAAAGGCTGATCCAAAGGGTGAACGAACAATAGGTGTGATTACGAAGCTTGATTTAATATCTCCTGAAGAAGGCAAAGGCCTACTTACAAATCGTCGGTATCCGCTCAGGATGGGTTATGTTGGTGTGATAACTAAAGCGCCTAATGCTGGCTCCATATTTAGAAGGGCAACAGGAGTTCAGGCCTACGTTGCACAgcagaaatttgaaagatcatttttcaaagataaCAGTGGTGTGTTCGCTGATACTAGTATTGGTACACacattttaaagaaaaggtTAATGAGAGTTTTAGAGACATCAATGGCAAGAGCACTAAAGCCAATGCATGATAAAGTTGCTAATGAACTTGAGGAAACCAGTTACCAGTTCAAGGTTGAATTTAATGATCGCGACCTTACTAGTGAAAAATACATGGCACAAACGATTGATAATTTAAAGCTCGCTATTAAAGAATTTAGTGAGAGATTTGGTCGTCCGGAACTGAAGTCTTTACTTCGTTCGGAACTGGATCAGAAGGTCCTCGATCTTTTGGCTCAGAGATATTGGAATAAGTCACCCATTTCAAAGAAACAGGGTGTAAACGATAAAGCACAAAGTATGCACGTCAAATTATCAGAGCCAGCCATCGAAGAGTTATCTGATGCGTCCTCCGATGATAGTTATTGGAGGAGAAAGCTGGAACTTTCTACTGCCAGCTTAACTAAATCTGGAGTTGGTAGAATGTCAACTACATTAGTAAGTGATGCTCTCCTAACTGAAATAAATGTCATGCTTGATAATTCCGAAATTCGTACGCACCCTGGCATTAAAGAAGCTATTCGAGATGCGGCTGTTGCAGTTTTGAGTAAGAAATTCAACTCAACGTCGGATCAGGTTGAGAACTGTATTAAGCCTTATAAGTATGAAATTGACGTGGAGCCGAGAGAGTGGAGTATAAGCCGGAATCATTCTCTTGGATTGATTAGGGAAGAGTTCAAACAgtgtaaaaaaagattccATGACATCAAGAAAACTGTTGGTGGAAATAAACTAAAACAAATTATGACATATCTTGAAAACgaaaagaatgatgttGGAAGGGCTTTATCCGAAGAAAACATTGGTTTTAGTCCGGGTTTGTTACTACGAGGAAAGGAAGCATTGTTTCTCAGAGACAGAGCTTCGCTTCTTTCCATGCGCATGAAGTTTCTTCGTGGTTCTTCTTGTAAATATAAGAACAGTAAGTACAAGTGTCCTGAAGCATTTATGGATGTCGTTGCTGATAAATTGACGCAGACTgctgttttatttttgaatgtGGAGCTTTTGAGTGATTTTTATTACAGCTTTCCACGGGAGCTAGAAGATAAACTTAGTTCCAGTTTAACTAAGGATCAAGTCGATGCATATGCGAAAGAGGATCCAAAGATCAAAAGGCATATTGAATTACAGGAAAGGAAGCAATTATTAGAGCTTGCATTGAACAGAATTGAGGACGTAATGGCATTGAGGAAGCAAATTTCATAA